One Salvia splendens isolate huo1 chromosome 1, SspV2, whole genome shotgun sequence genomic window, tcatcatcatcctcaTTGTTGTTGCTGTATCTCCACCCTTCTGCAATATTCTCTCGTTCCTCTTCCGTTTCTTCGCTATCTTCTTCTTCGTATATTTCCTCCTTGAGAGGTCGATGTTTCTTCACCAAATTCAAATTGACAGGTGAAACAGTAGAAGTCTTACGTCGAGAAACCTTTGAAGGTGGCAGCTTCAGGTTCGGCTTTGGCCTGCTTTGTTTACGGACTTTACTGTTTCCACGTTTACCAGCGTATGCATCTTGATCACTGCCTTCATCCATCTCATGTTCAGTGTTTTGTTGGTTGGCCTTAGCATTCTCATCTGGAAAATGGCCGGGATGTTCTCGCCTCAGATGAAGATTCAGCTTGTATTCATGAATGTACGCCTTCTCACACCCTTCATATGGACAGGCATGTGGCCGGTCTGATGATGCAGGGCCCGTTGTAGACCTCGGAGTTGCTCCTGTTGTAGACCTCGGAGTTGCTCCTGCTGTAGATCTCGGAGTTTTCACGGGCTTTTCAGGAGGCATAACATATTTGGGCGTTTCCATCACATTCTGCACGAATTGCCAAACATTTAGGATTAGTTAAAGATTAAGCAATAATCACACACTTAGCGTTCTTGACATTCCCACCCCAACCAAAAGGGCCTAAAAACTAAAGGTCTGATCAGTGCAAAGACAAAGGAGCACTAGCCTTTGCAAGAACATCACAAATGAAATAGCCAGAACATGTGCTGTGAAAAATATTGTGCAAAAAGGGGTAAAGCCGACAAAGCGAGCAAAGACATGGAATCTGTAACTGACCGCCTTCTCATGATGAGATGCTATGTGATTCTTTAGCTTGTATTCGTGGGCGTATCGTTTTCCACAGTCAGAATATGGGCAAATATGATAGTTCTCCTGCGCATGTGTCTTCATATGCGACCTGAGATTGAAGTCCAAAGAGAACGCCTGCACAATAGAAAACTATAAGATGATATGGGTAGCACTGGAAGTAAGCAACTCGTGCAGATTCTGGAGAGTATTTATAAATCTGGCATTTTTTCACCATGGACACCAAGAATGAGCACCCACTCCACTTGTTATGAGTAAGACCAAACAGAATGACTGATAATGGCTCATAGAGTAGATGATTAGATTAGCCATCTTTATGGGATGGCAGTGACACACTAGTTTGATAAGCTAGTTTACTCACCTTACCACAGCCTTCATGTGGACACACAAAGTCTCTCTCCCCAGTATGAATTAAAAAGTGCCTCTTTAGTTTGGAACTGTCCAAAAATTTCTGCAAAGCACATGGCAACAGAATTCAGATGACAATGAAACATTATGAAAAAATGAACAACATCGTATGATAGAGCAGGCACGGAACTCTCATTGAATATCCATTAACAACAGTGTAACTTGCTTAAGGAGTAGGGACAAATTGCCTTtccatttcaaaatttcaaaaggCCCTTTCAGTCGCACATTAGTTAAGCTGATAACTACTTGTTAATTAGAAACATATGCAAGATAAAGTTCTCATGATATCTATGAAATATGTTGAATTACATAGATTCAGATTCATGTGCCCAGATTTGCTTAATTCAGTGGCATCTCAACAAACCAACAATAACATATGATACAATTACTAATTCACAAGTATAGTTGTTCCACAAACATTCagaatcataaataaaaaataacaaaaaaaggaACCACCAGACCCATATAGTTGAATCCCAAATTTGATAACgaatataaataaaaagaaaatgaacaaTAAGATACTCCAGTTTACATGTGAATGAACTAGCAGGAATTTCTTTCCACTTGCTCAGTCTACTTTTCTTACTTTCAAATTTCATTGAGATATTGATAACAGTTAACCAAATTTCAAGGTAGTACAACAGATTACAAGCTCCTTAGTTTCCTTAAGTAAAcaactcatattttttattatgcaATCCCTTCCCTCCTCTATATTTCAATAATATAATGTTGTTAATGTGGAGATTCTTTGGCTAATTTATGGCATTCACTTAGATAATAATATAGATCTGATTCTCTCCACACAGAGCAAACAATTAGGAAAACATCTAGCAATCAACTTTTGGTTTAAATAGTGCTCCTATTTTTTTGTTAGTGATGGAGCATGTTCAACTTGAACTGAATAATATAAGTTCTAGGTGCTTTCAATACTTAAAAGACACTATCATATTATTGTAAAGGGGCGGGTTAAGTTGCTTTATAATCATGTCATTCATTACCTTCCCACAATTTTCATAGTGGCAAACATATTGTCTCTCCCCATGAATATGAGAGTGCTTCCTCAATGTTCCAGCATCTATAAATGTCTTCCCACAGCCTTCATAGCTGCATAAGAAGAGAACTTCTGTTGTGGGTTCAGGCTCGGGCTCACCCACTTCTGACTCTTTCGACTTCTCCTTCATGGCCCTCATTGTTGCCTCTGAAATCGTATACAAGCAGCTTTGCGGATCAAATATATATGGCATTGTCCGCCAATAAAATAATCAGACAACACAACAagatggagtattattcattcTATGCTATTTTCTGCCAATTTTCTGCATCAATCACATGCACAAGAAtcctattaaaaaaaattgaatatgacAGAAAACTTAAAAACCTTTGAAACTCACCATTAACCCATTTCAACACAAGGCATTTCCCACCATTTGAAACAATATCTTGCGGTACCCTGAAAACGATTcgaaaaaattagtaaattttgcaatttacataaaattaaacaaaacccTGCTCCACCGAACTCATCATCTAACAGCAAATTAAATATGCGCAGAAAAAAAGAGTGGAAATTTGAGCAGAAAGAATTAAAGTTGTCTTCTTTTACCATTCCTTGAACCATTTAACGGCAGGGCCTCTAGAGCGGGACATGGGGCGTCTGTCAAAGGGACTGTGGCTGATGTGAGTCTCCATTGACTCGCTTCTCTCTCTCGCCCTCTTCGCCAGAAGGTCAATTTCTTGAATGAATTGGAGAAGTAGAACTTCAGCAGCTAAAATTAGGGTTAGGGAAATAAACGTTTAGCAGAATATTAAGATCGAGGCCTGTGATTATCTTGGAAGTTTTTAGATAGCGAAAGTACCGTCAAGTTTTAATCCGCCATTGTTATACTTTCAACCCCGGTTCGGTATCCACAACCGGACCGATGTGACTCCCCGTTCCACTAGTATGacgccacccgcaacgcgttacgcgggtggctcgtaacccgtcacgccgggacgagacgacggcgagacgcgttgcagcgtcccgtctcgtcctcAGCCCGCCGAGCATCCCGTCCCGCCGAGACTAATGGtgagccgtctcgccacgcgcccgcgcgacgtggcgcaCTCCGGCGCCATGCTTGACGCCTACTCGTCGGCCCGCGAGTG contains:
- the LOC121799789 gene encoding zinc finger transcription factor YY1-like, whose protein sequence is METHISHSPFDRRPMSRSRGPAVKWFKEWVPQDIVSNGGKCLVLKWVNEATMRAMKEKSKESEVGEPEPEPTTEVLFLCSYEGCGKTFIDAGTLRKHSHIHGERQYVCHYENCGKKFLDSSKLKRHFLIHTGERDFVCPHEGCGKAFSLDFNLRSHMKTHAQENYHICPYSDCGKRYAHEYKLKNHIASHHEKANVMETPKYVMPPEKPVKTPRSTAGATPRSTTGATPRSTTGPASSDRPHACPYEGCEKAYIHEYKLNLHLRREHPGHFPDENAKANQQNTEHEMDEGSDQDAYAGKRGNSKVRKQSRPKPNLKLPPSKVSRRKTSTVSPVNLNLVKKHRPLKEEIYEEEDSEETEEERENIAEGWRYSNNNEDDDEETEYED